In Thermotoga sp. KOL6, the DNA window GGAAAACCCTGAAGAGGTGAGATGGGGATTTAGGATTCTCAAAGAACTGCGTGATGAACTTTCCAAGAAGTACAACAGTAACAATGTAAAACTGAAAGAACTCTCTATGGGTATGAGCAACGACTTCGAGGTTGCGATAGAGGAGGGAGCAACGATGGTAAGAATAGGAAGCGCTATATTCAAGGGAGGGAGATGAATGTTCGTGATAGCGAATTTTCTCAGAGCTCTGGCAGTAACCCTCAGAGTATTCATATACGTAGAGATCGTTTCTATATTGATTTCTGTGATTTTCAGTTGGGTTATGCCGTACTATTACCATCCCGCAAGGAGATTCTTTGAGGTTCTTTCTTCCCTGATTTTGAATCCTATAAGACGTTTTCTACCACCTATAGGACCCGTGGACATCTCACCGATGATAGCCATTTTTATTCTTCTTTTTTTAGACGGATTTCTTGTTGAAACTCTCTTCGATCTGGCGGTGAGGTTATCGTGAAAATAGCCATTCTGTACAGGGAAGAAAAAAGAAAGGAAGGAGAATTTTTGAAAAACAAGATTTCGAAAGAACATGATGTGGTAGTCTTTGGCGAAGAAAATGTACTAGACGATGTCGAAGCCGATTTGATAGT includes these proteins:
- a CDS encoding YggT family protein → MFVIANFLRALAVTLRVFIYVEIVSILISVIFSWVMPYYYHPARRFFEVLSSLILNPIRRFLPPIGPVDISPMIAIFILLFLDGFLVETLFDLAVRLS